In the Acropora muricata isolate sample 2 chromosome 10, ASM3666990v1, whole genome shotgun sequence genome, one interval contains:
- the LOC136888203 gene encoding uncharacterized protein isoform X1 — translation MDGGMSTFGLPPFDIGQDFTTTSHLRHNAENSRFLGARFPNPISNIFSRPGDFGKNQSEDGPRHLNIGNGIEGISEMEENEMPISVTAMNDHYLSSGITTSLGCSQQQHGGIHASVPPLQPANFFSNSVTSEADTYPRDMPFPAPMDFSIKDEPEPRFHLNPSSAISSISSALQPSKSNFNLRSIYGPNLNPSFSDPPAPQSMYTYIHQTSSDEPKAPQFYRPFPGFPPFDPPESIPENHSFSKSEDSRIFPPVPTSHRSPIIERQKTQVSNRADSHDVEDVEDANRCKNTVEGTKTSVRRLKKWYKDKYGKSVDMNTVTRQMAMEMLKDFFLEIRDTRPGKEGNEYEPVTLTTYRNGLRRYFLERKCPPAVENFDLADREFDVVNFGLVSKRNELKRKGKGNHPNVVESITEEQLERMWASGAIGVHAPRPLLRLQWWINTVSHGIRGRMAHHDLSIDDFRISRGPDGKIIIDHMKAGNKRPRADDEKDNPRSKKKCKARVAATDGSERDPVRAFEQYLRHRPPGISSFYLTPKHKPKGDIWFNKVPMGKNSIGRIMREIKAIAGIG, via the coding sequence ATGGACGGAGGTATGAGTACGTTTGGACTACCGCCGTTCGACATCGGGCAGGATTTTACAACTACTTCGCATCTACGCCACAACGCGGAAAACTCGCGCTTTCTTGGCGCTCGCTTTCCAAACCCGATTTCGAATATATTTAGCCGGCCTGGAGATTTCGGCAAGAACCAGAGCGAAGATGGGCCTCGTCATTTGAACATAGGCAATGGAATAGAAGGTATTTCTGAGATGGAGGAAAACGAAATGCCCATTTCTGTAACCGCGATGAATGATCATTATCTTTCTTCAGGGATAACAACTTCGCTTGGGTGCTCACAACAACAACACGGTGGAATACACGCAAGCGTGCCTCCATTACAACCTGCCAATTTCTTCTCTAACAGCGTCACCTCCGAAGCTGACACCTATCCAAGAGACATGCCGTTTCCAGCACCCATGGATTTTAGTATAAAGGACGAACCGGAGCCTCGATTCCACCTTAATCCTTCGTCTGCTATTTCAAGCATATCAAGTGCCCTGCAACCGAGTAAGTCGAACTTCAATTTACGGTCAATTTACGGTCCCAATTTGAACCCCTCTTTCTCTGATCCACCCGCCCCACAGTCGATGTACACTTACATTCATCAAACTTCAAGCGACGAGCCTAAAGCACCCCAGTTTTACCGGCCTTTTCCTGGGTTCCCACCGTTTGATCCACCGGAATCCATTCCAGAAAACCACAGTTTTTCTAAGTCAGAAGACAGCAGAATTTTCCCTCCAGTTCCAACCAGCCACAGGTCACCAATCATCGAGCGACAAAAAACGCAAGTTTCAAACCGTGCCGATTCACATGATGTTGAAGATGTAGAAGATGCGAACCGTTGCAAAAACACCGTTGAAGGTACCAAAACATCAGTTAGGAGACTGAAGAAATGGTACAAGGACAAATACGGAAAATCGGTTGACATGAACACAGTCACTCGTCAAATGGCCATGGAAATGTTAAAAGATTTCTTTCTCGAGATTCGCGACACGCGTCCAGGCAAAGAAGGCAACGAATATGAACCTGTAACACTCACAACTTATAGGAATGGACTGAGGCGCTACTTTCTCGAGAGAAAATGCCCTCCTGCGGTCGAAAACTTCGACTTAGCTGATCGTGAATTTGATGTTGTCAACTTTGGCCTGGTGTCAAAGAGAAACGAGCTCAAGCGAAAAGGCAAAGGCAATCACCCGAATGTGGTGGAAAGCATTACCGAAGAGCAGCTCGAAAGAATGTGGGCTTCTGGAGCAATTGGCGTGCATGCTCCTAGACCCTTACTGCGACTTCAATGGTGGATTAATACCGTGTCACACGGCATCCGAGGAAGGATGGCTCACCATGATCTGAGCATTGACGACTTTCGCATCTCGCGAGGACCTGATGGAAAGATCATAATCGACCACATGAAAGCCGGCAACAAACGACCTAGAGCGGACGACGAGAAGGACAACCCACGAAGcaaaaagaaatgcaaagctCGAGTAGCGGCAACTGATGGAAGCGAGCGTGATCCAGTGAGAGCATTCGAGCAGTATCTCCGCCACCGTCCACCTGGTATCTCGTCGTTTTATCTAACCCCGAAGCACAAGCCTAAGGGAGATATCTGGTTCAACAAAGTACCAATGGGAAAGAACTCGATCGGCAGGATTATGCGAGAGATCAAAGCCATTGCTGGAATAGGATAA
- the LOC136888203 gene encoding uncharacterized protein isoform X2 — protein MDGGMSTFGLPPFDIGQDFTTTSHLRHNAENSRFLGARFPNPISNIFSRPGDFGKNQSEDGPRHLNIGNGIEGITTSLGCSQQQHGGIHASVPPLQPANFFSNSVTSEADTYPRDMPFPAPMDFSIKDEPEPRFHLNPSSAISSISSALQPSKSNFNLRSIYGPNLNPSFSDPPAPQSMYTYIHQTSSDEPKAPQFYRPFPGFPPFDPPESIPENHSFSKSEDSRIFPPVPTSHRSPIIERQKTQVSNRADSHDVEDVEDANRCKNTVEGTKTSVRRLKKWYKDKYGKSVDMNTVTRQMAMEMLKDFFLEIRDTRPGKEGNEYEPVTLTTYRNGLRRYFLERKCPPAVENFDLADREFDVVNFGLVSKRNELKRKGKGNHPNVVESITEEQLERMWASGAIGVHAPRPLLRLQWWINTVSHGIRGRMAHHDLSIDDFRISRGPDGKIIIDHMKAGNKRPRADDEKDNPRSKKKCKARVAATDGSERDPVRAFEQYLRHRPPGISSFYLTPKHKPKGDIWFNKVPMGKNSIGRIMREIKAIAGIG, from the exons ATGGACGGAGGTATGAGTACGTTTGGACTACCGCCGTTCGACATCGGGCAGGATTTTACAACTACTTCGCATCTACGCCACAACGCGGAAAACTCGCGCTTTCTTGGCGCTCGCTTTCCAAACCCGATTTCGAATATATTTAGCCGGCCTGGAGATTTCGGCAAGAACCAGAGCGAAGATGGGCCTCGTCATTTGAACATAGGCAATGGAATAGAAG GGATAACAACTTCGCTTGGGTGCTCACAACAACAACACGGTGGAATACACGCAAGCGTGCCTCCATTACAACCTGCCAATTTCTTCTCTAACAGCGTCACCTCCGAAGCTGACACCTATCCAAGAGACATGCCGTTTCCAGCACCCATGGATTTTAGTATAAAGGACGAACCGGAGCCTCGATTCCACCTTAATCCTTCGTCTGCTATTTCAAGCATATCAAGTGCCCTGCAACCGAGTAAGTCGAACTTCAATTTACGGTCAATTTACGGTCCCAATTTGAACCCCTCTTTCTCTGATCCACCCGCCCCACAGTCGATGTACACTTACATTCATCAAACTTCAAGCGACGAGCCTAAAGCACCCCAGTTTTACCGGCCTTTTCCTGGGTTCCCACCGTTTGATCCACCGGAATCCATTCCAGAAAACCACAGTTTTTCTAAGTCAGAAGACAGCAGAATTTTCCCTCCAGTTCCAACCAGCCACAGGTCACCAATCATCGAGCGACAAAAAACGCAAGTTTCAAACCGTGCCGATTCACATGATGTTGAAGATGTAGAAGATGCGAACCGTTGCAAAAACACCGTTGAAGGTACCAAAACATCAGTTAGGAGACTGAAGAAATGGTACAAGGACAAATACGGAAAATCGGTTGACATGAACACAGTCACTCGTCAAATGGCCATGGAAATGTTAAAAGATTTCTTTCTCGAGATTCGCGACACGCGTCCAGGCAAAGAAGGCAACGAATATGAACCTGTAACACTCACAACTTATAGGAATGGACTGAGGCGCTACTTTCTCGAGAGAAAATGCCCTCCTGCGGTCGAAAACTTCGACTTAGCTGATCGTGAATTTGATGTTGTCAACTTTGGCCTGGTGTCAAAGAGAAACGAGCTCAAGCGAAAAGGCAAAGGCAATCACCCGAATGTGGTGGAAAGCATTACCGAAGAGCAGCTCGAAAGAATGTGGGCTTCTGGAGCAATTGGCGTGCATGCTCCTAGACCCTTACTGCGACTTCAATGGTGGATTAATACCGTGTCACACGGCATCCGAGGAAGGATGGCTCACCATGATCTGAGCATTGACGACTTTCGCATCTCGCGAGGACCTGATGGAAAGATCATAATCGACCACATGAAAGCCGGCAACAAACGACCTAGAGCGGACGACGAGAAGGACAACCCACGAAGcaaaaagaaatgcaaagctCGAGTAGCGGCAACTGATGGAAGCGAGCGTGATCCAGTGAGAGCATTCGAGCAGTATCTCCGCCACCGTCCACCTGGTATCTCGTCGTTTTATCTAACCCCGAAGCACAAGCCTAAGGGAGATATCTGGTTCAACAAAGTACCAATGGGAAAGAACTCGATCGGCAGGATTATGCGAGAGATCAAAGCCATTGCTGGAATAGGATAA